Proteins co-encoded in one Bactrocera dorsalis isolate Fly_Bdor unplaced genomic scaffold, ASM2337382v1 BdCtg140, whole genome shotgun sequence genomic window:
- the LOC105233690 gene encoding iduronate 2-sulfatase, producing the protein MLNVKVSNVLLMLLCIFFLLAVQAAKNGLRRNVVLIIFDDLRPALGGYGDYLAQTPNLDAFIKESHYFTRAYSQQSLCAPSRNSMLTGRRPDTLHLYDFYNYWRDFTGNFSTLPQYFKAHNYYTYGIGKVFHPGISSNNTDDYPYSWSLPVFRPQSEKYMNSPVCPDAGGILRKNLICPVHLQTQPLKTLPDIESTAEAIRFVSAYKRRRPFFLAVGFHKPHINFRFPQQFIDQFRLEDFNNYTTDNNKPEDMPNVAWNPYIDVRSRDDFKHQNISFPYGPISAKHRSQIRQAYYASVAYVDDLFGKFIAHLNKSNTIVLVTSDHGWSLGEHAEWAKYSNFEVALRVPLIVRSPEFPTNASQNIHTIAELIDIFPTLVDLAHLPALPSCNKSSQNLICGEGKSLYPLLQGVGRNEEYVALSQYPRPGIEPTKHPNSDKPKLSNIKVMGYSIRTNVFRYTLWVRFNAHDFSKDWNEIFGEELYDHRLDEGEDVNLAKIPEYNETCTLLRQQLITAFSK; encoded by the exons ATGTTAAACGTCAAAGTGAGTAATGTTCTGCTAATGTTGCTGTGCATCTTCTTTCTACTCGCCGTACAAGCGGCAAAAAACGGATTACGTCGCAATGTTGTGCTTATCATCTTTGACGACTTGCGCCCTGCGTTGGGCGGATATGGTGATTATTTGGCTCAAACCCCTAATTTAGACGCGTTCATTAAAGAGAGTCACTACTTCACACGTGCTTATAGCCAG CAATCGCTCTGTGCTCCCAGTCGCAACTCAATGCTTACTGGCCGTCGTCCGGATACACTGCATCTCTACGACTTTTACAATTACTGGCGCGATTTTACCGGCAACTTTTCGACGCTGCCACAATATTTTAAAGCACACAATTACTACACATATGgtattggaaaagttttccatccaGGCATCTCGTCAAACAATACGGACGATTATCCCTACAGTTGGTCGCTGCCAGTCTTTCGGCCACAGAGCGAAAAGTACATGAATTCACCAGTGTGTCCGGATGCTGGCGGAATATTGCGGAAAAATCTAATCTGCCCAGTTCATTTGCAAACTCAACCACTAAAGACACTGCCTGATATTGAGTCGACCGCTGAAGCTATACGCTTTGTCAGTGCTTACAAGCGTCGTAGGCCATTCTTCTTAGCAGTTGGCTTTCACAAACCGCACATTAATTTCCGCTTTCCGCAACAGTTCATCGACCAATTTCGCCTCGAAGATTTCAATAATTATACGACAGATAACAATAAGCCAGAAGATATGCCGAATGTCGCGTGGAATCCATATATAGATGTGCGTTCGCGAGATGACTTCAAACATCAAAACATTTCCTTCCCTTATGGCCCAATTTCGGCGAAACATCGCTCCCAGATACGTCAGGCTTATTACGCCTCCGTTGCCTACGTGGATGACTTATTTGGGAAATTTATTGCACATCTAAATAAAAGCAACACCATCGTGCTAGTGACAAGTGATCATGGCTGGTCTTTGGGTGAACATGCAGAATGGGCCAAGTACAGTAATTTCGAAGTGGCTTTGCGCGTGCCACTCATTGTACGCAGCCCGGAATTTCCGACAAATGCTTCACAGAATATTCATACTATCGCTGAGCTTATAGACATTTTTCCTACATTGGTGGACTTAGCGCATTTGCCGGCATTGCCATCGTGTAATAAATCCAGTCAAAACTTAATTTGTGGCGAAGGCAAAAGTTTATACCCATTGTTGCAGGGAGTCGGTAGGAACGAGGAGTACGTGGCTTTAAGCCAATATCCACGTCCAGGCATAGAACCCACAAAACATCCCAACAGCGACAAGCCGAAACTTTCAAACATCAAGGTGATGGGCTATTCCATACGAACTAACGTGTTTCGCTACACGCTTTGGGTGCGTTTCAACGCACACGACTTCAGTAAAG ATTGGAATGAAATATTCGGGGAGGAATTGTACGATCATCGCTTGGATGAAGGTGAAGACGTGAATTTGGCTAAAATCCCAGAGTACAATGAAACCTGCACGCTTCTGAGGCAACAATTAATAACagctttttcaaaataa